One genomic window of Bradyrhizobium sp. CCGE-LA001 includes the following:
- a CDS encoding acyl-CoA dehydrogenase family protein — protein sequence MLFTADHDDIRRSLQKFIAGEINPHVDEWEKADIFPAHELFKKMGSLGFLGLNKPVEFGGSGLDYSYALMMAEELGAITCGGVPMAIGVQTDMATPALARFGSDEVRREFLAPSISGDYVACIGVSEPGAGSDVASIKTNARSDGDDYVINGGKMWITNGTQADWICLLANTGDGPVHRNKSLICVPMKSKGVTVARKLDKMGMRSSDTAQIFFDNVRVPKRNRIGEEGKGFTYQMIQFQEERLWGAAACLKAHEYIIDQTIEYTRNRKAFGKSILDNQVVHFKLAEMQTEVELLRALIYRAAEQLVAGEDVTRLATMAKLKAGRLGRELTDACLQYWGGMGFTNETPVSRAYRDSRLTSIGGGADEVMLMVLCKMMGTLPGSKGSA from the coding sequence ATGCTATTCACCGCCGACCACGACGACATCCGCCGCTCCCTGCAAAAGTTCATCGCGGGCGAGATCAATCCTCATGTCGATGAGTGGGAGAAGGCTGACATCTTCCCGGCCCATGAGCTGTTCAAGAAGATGGGCAGCCTCGGCTTTCTCGGCCTGAACAAGCCGGTGGAGTTCGGCGGCTCAGGCCTCGACTATTCCTATGCACTGATGATGGCCGAAGAGCTCGGCGCCATCACCTGCGGCGGCGTACCGATGGCGATCGGGGTGCAGACCGACATGGCAACCCCGGCACTGGCGCGGTTCGGCTCGGACGAGGTGCGGCGCGAATTCCTGGCGCCGTCGATATCGGGCGACTACGTCGCCTGCATCGGCGTCTCCGAGCCCGGCGCCGGGTCGGACGTGGCCTCGATCAAGACCAATGCGCGCTCCGATGGCGACGACTACGTCATCAACGGCGGCAAGATGTGGATCACCAACGGCACCCAGGCCGACTGGATCTGCCTGCTCGCCAATACCGGCGACGGGCCCGTTCACCGCAACAAGTCGCTGATCTGCGTGCCCATGAAGAGCAAGGGCGTCACGGTGGCGCGAAAGCTCGACAAGATGGGCATGCGCTCGTCGGACACTGCGCAGATCTTCTTCGACAATGTCCGCGTGCCCAAGCGCAACCGGATCGGCGAGGAGGGCAAGGGCTTCACCTATCAGATGATCCAATTCCAGGAGGAGCGGCTCTGGGGCGCGGCGGCCTGCCTGAAAGCGCATGAATACATCATCGATCAGACCATCGAATACACCCGCAACCGCAAGGCCTTCGGGAAGTCGATCCTCGATAATCAGGTCGTGCACTTCAAGCTGGCGGAGATGCAGACCGAGGTCGAGCTGTTGCGTGCGCTGATCTATCGCGCCGCCGAGCAACTGGTCGCCGGCGAGGATGTGACACGGCTTGCGACCATGGCCAAGCTGAAGGCCGGGCGGCTCGGGCGCGAGCTCACCGACGCCTGCTTGCAATATTGGGGGGGAATGGGCTTTACCAACGAGACGCCGGTGAGCCGCGCCTATCGCGACAGCCGCCTGACCTCGATCGGCGGCGGCGCTGACGAGGTCATGCTGATGGTCCTGTGCAAGATGATGGGCACGCTGCCCGGCAGCAAAGGAAGCGCT